A section of the Microbulbifer pacificus genome encodes:
- the queC gene encoding 7-cyano-7-deazaguanine synthase QueC has protein sequence MSKKKAVVLLSGGLDSATVLAMASHDGYECYALGFDYGQRHSAELTAAQRVAADLGAEEHKVVKLDLRVIGGSALTDDSIAVPEEETSGIPITYVPARNTVFLSIALGWAEVLGAQDIFVGVNAVDYSGYPDCRPEYIDAFEKMANLATRAGVEGRKLTIHAPLMKMSKADIVKRGTELGVDYSLTVSCYQAQPNGAACGRCDSCRLRAAGFAEAGLSDPTIYA, from the coding sequence ATGAGTAAGAAGAAAGCGGTCGTTCTCCTGTCTGGCGGTCTCGATTCCGCCACGGTTCTGGCCATGGCCAGTCACGACGGCTATGAATGCTACGCCCTCGGCTTTGATTACGGTCAGCGCCACAGTGCGGAGCTGACGGCCGCGCAGCGGGTGGCGGCGGACCTCGGGGCCGAGGAGCACAAGGTGGTGAAGCTGGACTTGCGGGTCATTGGCGGCTCCGCGCTCACCGATGACAGCATTGCGGTACCCGAAGAAGAAACCAGCGGTATCCCTATTACCTATGTACCGGCGCGCAATACCGTGTTTCTGTCCATTGCTCTGGGATGGGCTGAAGTACTGGGGGCACAGGATATTTTTGTGGGCGTGAATGCGGTTGACTATTCTGGTTACCCGGACTGCCGCCCGGAGTACATTGATGCCTTTGAAAAGATGGCCAATCTGGCGACCCGCGCGGGGGTGGAAGGCAGGAAACTGACGATTCACGCACCGCTGATGAAAATGAGCAAGGCGGATATCGTAAAGCGCGGTACGGAACTCGGTGTGGACTACAGTCTTACTGTCAGCTGTTATCAGGCGCAGCCCAACGGCGCCGCCTGTGGGCGTTGCGATAGTTGTCGTCTGCGCGCAGCGGGCTTTGCGGAAGCCGGCTTGAGTGATCCGACGATTTACGCGTGA
- the queE gene encoding 7-carboxy-7-deazaguanine synthase QueE: MTTEAKTDLTEVDLTAESLRISELFYSLQGEARDSGLPTVFVRLTGCPLRCTYCDSEYAFYGGERMTLADILQKVQSYPARHVCVTGGEPLAQPNCLPLLTALCDAGYRVSLETSGAMPVDAVDPRVSKVVDLKTPASGEQSRNRLENIPLLGPEDQVKFVICDRGDYDWARFTLDQYRLSERVGEVLFSPSYEQLNPRQLAEWILEDGLPVRMQIQLHKLLWGDVPGV, from the coding sequence ATGACCACCGAGGCAAAGACAGATCTGACTGAAGTTGACCTGACTGCGGAGTCTCTCCGTATCAGCGAGCTTTTTTACTCTCTGCAGGGCGAAGCGCGGGACTCCGGCTTGCCCACCGTATTTGTGCGTCTCACCGGTTGCCCGCTGCGCTGTACCTACTGCGACTCAGAGTACGCTTTTTATGGCGGCGAGCGCATGACGCTGGCCGATATCTTGCAAAAGGTGCAAAGCTATCCCGCCCGCCATGTCTGTGTCACCGGTGGCGAACCACTGGCTCAGCCCAATTGCCTGCCGCTGCTGACCGCACTGTGTGATGCGGGATATCGGGTGTCACTGGAAACCAGCGGCGCCATGCCAGTGGATGCAGTGGATCCACGCGTGTCCAAGGTGGTGGATCTCAAAACTCCCGCGTCTGGTGAACAGTCGCGCAACCGTCTCGAGAACATTCCGCTGCTGGGGCCCGAAGACCAGGTCAAGTTTGTGATCTGCGATCGCGGCGACTACGACTGGGCCAGGTTTACCCTGGATCAGTATCGCCTGTCCGAGCGGGTGGGAGAGGTGCTGTTTTCGCCCAGCTACGAGCAGTTGAACCCGCGCCAGTTGGCGGAGTGGATCCTGGAGGACGGTCTGCCGGTGCGGATGCAGATCCAGCTGCACAAATTACTGTGGGGCGATGTCCCCGGCGTGTGA
- the ybgF gene encoding tol-pal system protein YbgF, producing the protein MAAVSTSYAQAPVVDLSSGSTTNRGIATPPPSSYPQLASRVDSSSGRLQANPQADAYYQMQILQQEVQELRGAVEELRHEVKRLRQQRTEDYMDLDRRISKLSGTAPATGAPESGVTDAEGAGVGVQPQTPANGGAAAASENEKDRYQASFDLARNGDYAGASKAFKSLLEDFPNGQYAPNASYWLGEIALVQGNVEEARTWFVSLLDNYPNSNKVWDGRYKLGTVYHQLGDNAKAKELLQQVASSGERASGLAKQYLKENF; encoded by the coding sequence ATGGCTGCGGTATCGACCTCGTATGCGCAGGCTCCGGTGGTGGATCTGTCCAGCGGCAGTACCACAAACCGGGGCATTGCAACTCCGCCGCCCTCGAGCTATCCCCAGCTAGCCAGCCGTGTGGATAGCTCATCCGGCCGCCTGCAGGCAAACCCGCAGGCGGACGCCTACTACCAGATGCAGATTCTGCAGCAGGAAGTTCAGGAATTGAGAGGCGCTGTGGAGGAGTTGAGGCATGAAGTCAAGCGGCTGCGCCAACAGCGCACCGAGGACTACATGGATCTCGACCGCAGGATTTCCAAACTGAGCGGCACTGCCCCCGCGACCGGTGCTCCCGAGTCCGGAGTTACCGACGCCGAAGGTGCTGGTGTGGGCGTTCAGCCCCAAACACCGGCAAACGGTGGCGCCGCGGCAGCCAGCGAAAACGAGAAGGATCGCTACCAGGCGAGCTTTGACCTTGCACGCAACGGCGATTACGCTGGTGCCAGCAAGGCATTCAAGAGCCTCCTGGAGGATTTCCCGAACGGCCAATATGCACCCAACGCCAGCTACTGGCTGGGTGAGATAGCGCTGGTGCAGGGCAATGTGGAAGAGGCGCGCACCTGGTTCGTGTCGTTGCTTGATAACTACCCCAATTCCAACAAGGTCTGGGACGGGCGTTATAAGTTAGGCACGGTTTACCACCAGTTGGGCGATAACGCTAAGGCCAAGGAATTGCTGCAGCAGGTGGCATCCAGCGGCGAACGCGCCTCAGGACTTGCAAAACAGTACCTGAAGGAAAATTTTTAA
- a CDS encoding OmpA family protein: MFKSVKTGLGLACVLAVMAGCSSTDTQDSGNAMVDQTPPPVVEDTTTQAPVALDNVVYFDFDQSLLKPSTRELLIKHADRMRGATGTVRLEGHADELGTREYNLALGERRANAVRDFLVLQGVNAANLEVISYGEERPAQEGSSESARAMNRRVVIN; this comes from the coding sequence ATGTTCAAATCAGTAAAAACCGGCCTGGGTCTGGCTTGCGTACTGGCTGTAATGGCCGGTTGTTCCAGCACCGATACCCAAGACTCTGGCAACGCCATGGTCGACCAAACCCCTCCTCCCGTTGTTGAGGATACTACTACTCAGGCTCCGGTTGCTCTGGACAATGTCGTTTACTTCGACTTCGACCAGTCCCTGCTGAAGCCTTCCACTCGCGAGCTGCTGATCAAGCACGCTGACCGTATGCGCGGCGCCACCGGCACCGTACGTCTGGAAGGCCACGCTGATGAGCTGGGTACCCGTGAGTACAACCTGGCCCTGGGTGAGCGTCGTGCCAACGCCGTTCGCGACTTCCTGGTACTGCAAGGCGTAAACGCCGCTAACCTGGAAGTGATCAGCTACGGTGAAGAGCGTCCGGCTCAGGAAGGCTCCAGCGAAAGCGCCCGCGCTATGAACCGTCGTGTGGTTATCAACTAA
- the tolB gene encoding Tol-Pal system beta propeller repeat protein TolB: MLATLVSCVLALSARAQLVVEITSGNQDPTPIAVSPFDWSGTGVLAEDVSEIISADLRRSGLFAPVPREDMLSFPKTPEEVSFRDWRVLGTEYVVTGRMQPQAGGYLLSFDLVNIFGQSKMFTKQVTGGPQQLRDIAHRAADEIYEAITGIRGAFGTQMIYVQETQRGGQPSYALMLSDIDGARARQIRRFSAPVMSPSWSPNGQEVAYVSFETGRPAIFRENLRTGARQQLTNFKGLNSSPTWSPDGTKLAMVLSKDGNPEIYVLDLRSGQFTRMTRHFSIDTEPNWMPDGKSLVFTSDRGGKPQIYQLTLATGQVDRLTFDGDYNARPRVSPDGKTLVMVHRSSGVFTIATMDIVSGRMRVLTETRLDESPSIAPNGAMLMYATKRGSKGILAAVSLDAGVKYSLPSQQGNVREPAWSPYFD, from the coding sequence ATGTTAGCGACACTGGTCAGCTGTGTGCTGGCACTGTCCGCCCGGGCACAGCTGGTGGTGGAAATTACCAGCGGCAACCAGGATCCAACCCCGATAGCGGTATCCCCGTTTGACTGGTCCGGAACCGGTGTGCTGGCGGAAGATGTGTCCGAGATCATCTCCGCCGACCTGCGCCGCAGCGGCCTGTTCGCACCAGTACCCAGGGAGGACATGCTGTCCTTCCCGAAAACGCCGGAAGAGGTCAGCTTCCGCGACTGGCGTGTGCTGGGTACCGAGTATGTGGTAACCGGGCGTATGCAACCCCAGGCGGGTGGTTACCTGTTGAGTTTTGATCTGGTGAACATCTTCGGCCAGAGCAAGATGTTTACCAAGCAGGTTACCGGTGGGCCGCAGCAGCTGCGGGATATCGCCCACCGCGCCGCGGATGAAATCTACGAGGCCATTACCGGTATTCGTGGGGCCTTCGGTACCCAGATGATCTATGTGCAGGAAACCCAGCGCGGTGGACAGCCCAGCTATGCACTGATGTTGTCAGACATTGACGGCGCGCGCGCGCGCCAGATCCGCCGCTTCAGCGCGCCGGTAATGTCACCGAGCTGGTCGCCCAACGGGCAGGAAGTGGCTTACGTGTCATTCGAGACCGGGCGCCCGGCGATCTTCCGTGAGAATTTGCGCACCGGTGCGCGTCAGCAGCTGACCAACTTCAAGGGGCTGAACAGCTCCCCGACCTGGTCGCCCGACGGGACCAAGCTGGCCATGGTGCTGTCAAAAGATGGCAACCCGGAGATCTATGTGCTCGATTTGCGCAGTGGTCAGTTCACCCGGATGACCCGTCACTTCTCCATTGATACCGAACCGAACTGGATGCCGGACGGAAAGTCGCTGGTTTTCACTTCCGACAGGGGAGGTAAGCCACAAATTTATCAATTGACTCTTGCCACGGGTCAAGTAGACCGCTTAACCTTCGACGGCGATTACAACGCACGTCCGCGGGTCTCTCCCGATGGCAAAACGCTGGTTATGGTGCATCGTAGCAGCGGGGTTTTCACCATCGCTACGATGGATATCGTTTCCGGCAGAATGCGTGTCCTCACGGAGACGCGCCTGGACGAATCCCCAAGTATTGCGCCCAACGGCGCGATGCTGATGTACGCCACCAAGCGGGGGAGCAAGGGTATTCTGGCAGCGGTGTCGCTGGATGCCGGAGTCAAATACAGTCTGCCTTCGCAACAGGGAAATGTCCGCGAACCGGCGTGGTCGCCTTACTTTGATTGA
- the tolA gene encoding cell envelope integrity protein TolA translates to MNGSYGPAIVISVALHALLIAVLTFGWVGEHKKELKPMPKFVQAKLVTLESKSNKPKAPPKVDLIKQRQQQQERERQQKGAEDQKRKAAAERKKKEEADKKRKADEARKKQEAADKARKEKERKEKERKEKERKEKLEQERKSAFEEALEDEEEIQDASDDATAVMSVAQAIQQRIQAVWSRPPSARNGMVVEVQINFVPTGRVVAATITQGSGNAAVDRSVLTAIKKVEVFPEVADVAREEPSLFERQIRTTKLIFRPEDLRQ, encoded by the coding sequence ATGAATGGCTCGTACGGCCCGGCTATCGTTATAAGTGTTGCCCTGCACGCGCTGTTGATCGCGGTGCTGACTTTTGGGTGGGTGGGGGAGCACAAGAAAGAGCTCAAGCCCATGCCTAAATTCGTGCAGGCGAAACTGGTAACGCTCGAATCCAAGTCCAATAAGCCAAAGGCGCCGCCGAAGGTGGATTTGATCAAGCAACGCCAGCAACAGCAGGAGCGGGAGCGCCAGCAGAAGGGGGCGGAAGACCAGAAACGCAAGGCTGCTGCTGAACGCAAGAAAAAGGAAGAGGCGGACAAAAAGCGCAAGGCTGACGAGGCGCGCAAGAAACAAGAAGCGGCAGACAAGGCCCGCAAGGAAAAGGAGCGCAAGGAAAAGGAGCGCAAGGAAAAAGAGCGCAAGGAAAAACTGGAACAGGAGCGCAAGAGCGCTTTTGAGGAGGCCCTCGAGGATGAAGAGGAAATCCAGGATGCCAGCGACGACGCTACTGCGGTCATGTCGGTGGCCCAGGCTATCCAGCAGCGTATCCAGGCTGTGTGGAGCCGTCCGCCCAGTGCCCGCAACGGCATGGTGGTGGAAGTTCAGATCAATTTCGTGCCAACCGGCCGGGTGGTGGCGGCGACCATTACCCAGGGCAGTGGCAATGCTGCGGTGGACAGATCGGTGTTGACCGCAATCAAGAAGGTGGAAGTATTCCCGGAAGTGGCCGATGTGGCCCGCGAGGAACCGTCGCTGTTTGAGCGGCAGATCCGAACTACCAAACTCATTTTCAGACCCGAAGACCTGCGCCAATGA